In Syngnathus scovelli strain Florida chromosome 10, RoL_Ssco_1.2, whole genome shotgun sequence, the following are encoded in one genomic region:
- the kif1aa gene encoding kinesin-like protein KIF1A isoform X12, producing the protein MSGASVKVAVRVRPFNSREMGKDSKCIIQMSGNTTTIINPKQAKDNKSFNFDYSYWSHTTPEDVNYASQMLVYKDIGEEMLLHAFEGYNVCIFAYGQTGAGKSYTMMGKQDVKDQQGIIPLLCEDLFTKINDNADNSMSYSVEVSYMEIYCERVRDLLNPKNKGNLRVREHPLMGPYVEDLSKLAVTSYNDIQDLMDSGNKARTVAATNMNETSSRSHAVFNIIFTQKRHDADSENTSEKVSKISLVDLAGSERADSTGAKGTRLKEGANINKSLTTLGKVISALAEVDSGSNKNKKKKKVENFIPYRDSVLTWLLRENLGGNSRTAMVAALSPADINYDETLSTLRYADRAKQIRCNAVINEDPNNRLVRELKEEVSRLKDLLLAQGLGDIIDTFRGTAAEIEGLKLTHAMTGMSPSPSLSVLSSRAGSIASLHDRIMFSPANEEAIERLKETEKIIAELNETWEEKLRRTEAIRMEREALLAEMGVAMREDGGTVGVFSPKKTPHLVNLNEDPLMSECLLYYIKDGITRVGRVDAASRQDIVLSGHFIIDEHCTFTSSTGPQGETVVLEPCEGAETYVNGKRVTEATVLKSGNRIILGKSHVFRFNHPVQARAERERTPCVETPVEPVDWAFAQRELLDKQGIDMKQEMEQRLQELEDQYRKEREEANNLLEQQRLDYESKLEALQKQVDLYNPEVTEEEEEPEEEVQWSERERELAEWSFRRWRCYQFTSLRDLLWGNAIFLKEANAISVELKKKVQFQFVLLTDTLYSPLPPDLLPPDPDKDRERRIFPQTIVAVEVQDQKNGATHYWTLEKLRQRLDQMREMYDRAAEVPPATAVVSSTRSNVTADDGESVTTGGDPFYDRFPWFRLVGRSFVYLSNLLYRVPLVHRVAVVSEKGDVKGFLRVAVQAISADEEAPDYGSGVRQSGTAKISFEDQQYEKFQSESCTAGLSRTGVSQEELRFVEGEGQSAETGPSADEVNNNTSGGDMDDVAVKSGLDGQVDVTAEHLKIGNIFTFRVTLLQASNIAAEYADIFCQFNFIHRHDEAFSTEPLKNPGRGPPLGFYHVQNIAVEVTKSFVDYISTQPIVFEVFGHYQKQAFLPLCKDVISPLRPCRRQFPRVMPLSKPVPATKLTAVARPQVGPCHCKYDLMVFFEICELEANGDYLPAVVDHRGGMPCHGTFLLHQGLQRRITVTIVHESGGDIEWRDVRELVVGRLRNTPECDESIVDPNILSLNILSAGYVRPLHDDSISRRGLDPRTFYRFEAAWDSSMHNSLLLNRVTPYGEKIYMTLSAYLELEKCTQPAVVTKDVCMVFYSRDTKLSASRSIRNLFGAGSFRAADGNRVTGVYELSLCHLADAGSPGMQRRRRRVLDTSVAYVRGEENLAGWRPRSDSLILEHQWELDKLSLLQEVEKTKHFLLLREKLESTLLLASQVAQQLVEEPGEPSPPTRIHPEVCAASDITTERQRELATKCLRLLTHSFDREYTHVCVSASESKISEMSITTLRDSASISALNTITPSSTCPSLVEGCYDNAALRPPAPRSRAVSPSPEAQLDGEAKKCVGATTEGKPRIRRFVPDIQEIRVSPIVSKKGYLHFLEPHTNGWVKRYVVVRRPYVYIYNTERDAIERAILNLSSAQVEYSEDQQAMLKTPNTFAVCTEHRGILLQATSDKDMHDWLYAFNPLLAGTIRSKLSRRRVGQMRM; encoded by the exons ATGTCAGGGGCCTCTGTGAAGGTGGCGGTCCGAGTCCGCCCTTTCAACTCTCGGGAGATGGGCAAAGACAGCAAATGCATCATCCAGATGTCGGGAAACACCACCA CCATCATCAACCCTAAGCAGGCCAAAGACAACAAGAGCTTCAATTTCGATTACTCCTATTGGTCACACACCACg CCCGAAGATGTGAACTACGCCTCTCAAATGCTGGTCTACAAAGACATCGGCGAAGAAATGCTGCTGCACGCCTTCGAGGGTTACAACGTTTGCATCTTTGCGTACGGCCAGACGGGCGCTGGCAAGTCCTACACCATGATGGGCAAGCAGGACGTCAAAGATCAACAAGGCATCATCCCCCTG ctttgtgaagacctCTTTACCAAAATCAATGACAACGCAGACAACAGCATGTCCTACTCTGTGGAG GTGAGCTACATGGAAATCTACTGCGAGCGTGTCCGCGACCTTCTCAACCCCAAGAACAAAGGCAACCTGCGGGTACGCGAGCATCCGCTGATGGGGCCCTACGTGGAGGATCTGTCAAAGCTGGCCGTCACCTCCTACAATGACATTCAGGACCTCATGGACTCTGGCAACAAAGCCAG GACGGTGGCCGCTACCAACATGAACGAAACCAGCAGTCGCTCGCATGCCGTTTTTAACATCATCTTCACACAGAAACGCCACGACGCCGACAGCGAAAACACCTCTGAGAAG GTTAGCAAAATCAGTTTGGTGGATCTAGCAGGCAGCGAGAGAGCTGATTCCACTGGAGCCAAAGGGACCAGGCTGAAA GAAGGAGCCAACATCAACAAATCTCTAACCACATTGGGAAAAGTCATCTCCGCTTTGGCAGAAGTG GACTCTGGATCAAACAAG aacaaaaagaagaagaaagtggAAAATTTTATTCCTTATCGCGATTCGGTGCTGACTTGGCTGCTCCGAGAGAATCTCG GCGGCAACTCTCGCACAGCCATGGTGGCTGCTCTGAGCCCGGCGGACATCAACTACGACGAGACTCTCAGCACACTCAG GTATGCCGACCGCGCCAAACAAATCCGCTGCAACGCCGTCATCAACGAGGACCCCAACAACCGGCTGGTGCGCGAATTGAAGGAGGAGGTGTCCCGCCTCAAAGACCTGCTCTTAGCCCAAGGCCTGGGGGACATCATCGACA CATTTCGAGGCACTGCTGCTGAGATTGAGGGTTTGAAAC TGACCCACGCCATGACAGGCATGAGTCCGTCGCCATCACTGTCGGTGCTTTCTAGCCGAGCCGGCTCCATCGCCAGCCTGCACGACCGCATCATGTTCAGCCCGGCTAACGAGGAGGCCATCGAGCGTCTAAAG GAAACTGAGAAAATCATCGCCGAGCTCAACGAGACGTGGGAAGAGAAACTTCGTCGGACCGAAGCCATTCGAATGGAACG AGAGGCCCTTCTAGCTGAAATGGGCGTGGCCATGCGCGAGGACGGCGGCACAGTCGGCGTCTTCTCCCCCAAGAAG ACGCCTCATCTGGTGAACCTGAACGAGGACCCTCTCATGTCCGAGTGCTTGCTCTACTACATCAAGGATGGAATCACCAG GGTGGGCCGCGTGGACGCCGCAAGCCGCCAGGACATCGTTCTAAGCGGCCACTTCATCATAGATGAGCACTGCACTTTCACCAGCTCCACTGGCCCGCAAGGAGAAA CCGTTGTCCTGGAGCCCTGCGAAGGAGCCGAGACCTACGTTAACGGGAAGAGAGTGACGGAGGCCACGGTCCTTAAATCAG GAAATCGTATCATCCTGGGCAAGAGCCACGTGTTCCGCTTCAACCACCCAGTGCAGGCACGAGCCGAGAGGGAGAGGACCCCATGCGTGGAGACCCCCGTGGAGCCCGTCGACTGGGCCTTTGCTCAGAGGGAGCTGCTGGACAAGCAAGGCATCGACATGAAGCAAGAGATGGAGCAGAG GCTGCAAGAGCTGGAGGATCAATATCgcaaagagagagaggaggccAACAACCTGCTGGAGCAGCAAAGACTG GATTATGAGAGCAAGCTGGAGGCTCTTCAGAAGCAGGTGGATCTTTATAACCCAGAAGTtaccgaggaagaggaggagccagAAGAAGAAG TCCAGTGGAGCGAGCGTGAACGAGAGTTAGCCGAGTGGAGCTTTCGCAGGTGGCGCTGCTACCAGTTCACCTCCCTGCGGGACCTCCTGTGGGGCAACGCCATTTTCCTCAAGGAGGCCAACGCCATCAGCGTGGAGCTCAAAAAGAAG GTTCAGTTCCAGTTCGTGCTGTTGACCGACACCCTCTATTCGCCGCTCCCGCCAGACCTGCTGCCTCCCGATCCAGACAAAGACCGCGAGAGGCGAATCTTCCCGCAAACCATCGTGGCTGTGGAGGTGCAGGACCAGAAGAATGGAGCCACTCACTACTGGACACTCGAAAAACTCAG GCAAAGACTTGATCAGATGCGGGAGATGTACGACCGTGCCGCCGAGGTCCCCCCCGCCACTGCCGTTGTCTCCTCAACGCGTTCCAATGTCACCGCAGATGACGGTGAAAGCGTCACGACGGGCGGCGACCCTTTTTACGACCGCTTCCCGTGGTTCCGACTGGTGGGCAG GTCATTCGTGTACTTGAGCAACCTGCTGTACCGCGTTCCCTTGGTTCACCGCGTGGCCGTCGTGAGCGAGAAGGGCGACGTGAAGGGCTTCCTCCGCGTGGCCGTGCAGGCCATATCGG CCGATGAGGAAGCGCCCGACTACGGCTCAGGGGTGCGACAGTCTGGCACTGCCAAGATCTCCTTTGAAGATCAACAATACGAAAAG TTTCAGTCAGAGTCCTGCACAGCCGGACTTTCCCGCACCGGAGTATCCCAGGAGGAGCTTCGCTTTGTGGAGGGCGAGGGGCAGAGTGCGGAAACGGGACCTTCAGCCGATGAAGTCAACAATAACACAT CCGGTGGTGATATGGACGACGTAGCGGTGAAGTCGGGACTGGACGGCCAAGTGGACGTGACGGCGGAGCATCTGAAGATTGGGAACATTTTCACCTTCCGTGTCACTCTCCTACAAGCATCCAACATCGCCGCTGAGTATGCTGACATCTTCTGCCAGTTCAA TTTCATCCACCGACACGATGAAGCCTTCTCCACGGAACCCTTGAAGAACCCGGGCCGTGGACCCCCGCTGGGCTTTTACCACGTACAGAAT ATCGCCGTTGAAGTGACCAAATCGTTCGTGGACTACATCAGCACTCAGCCCATCGTGTTTGAGGTGTTTGGACACTACCAGAAACAAGCTTTCCTTCCTCTCTGTAAAGATGTCATCAG TCCACTGCGGCCCTGTAGGAGACAGTTCCCCCGTGTGATGCCTCTGTCCAAACCag TTCCGGCCACTAAGCTGACGGCGGTGGCTCGCCCGCAAGTAGGACCATGCCACTGCAAGTACGACCTGATGGTTTTCTTTGAGATCTGTGAGCTGGAAGCCAATGGAGA CTACCTCCCTGCTGTGGTGGACCACAGAGGAGGAATGCCTTGTCATgggactttcctcctgcaccag GGTCTTCAGAGGAGAATTACTGTCACAATCGTGCACGAGTCCGGCGGCGATATTGAATGGAGAGATGTGCGAGAGCTCGTTGTGG GGCGACTCCGCAACACCCCCGAATGTGACGAAAGCATCGTGGACCCCAACATTCTGTCCCTCAACATTTTGTCTGCCGGCTACGTCAGGCCTTTGCACGACGACAG CATCTCCCGTCGGGGACTTGATCCGAG GACGTTCTACCGCTTCGAGGCGGCGTGGGACAGCTCCATGCACAACTCCTTGCTCCTCAACAGAGTCACCCCGTATGGCGAGAAGATCTACATGACGCTCTCGGCTTATTTGGAG ctggagAAATGCACGCAGCCGGCCGTGGTGACCAAAGATGTCTGCATGGTCTTCTACTCTCGCGACACCAAACTGTCCGCCTCGCGTTCCATTCGGAACCTTTTCGGCGCCGGAAGCTTCAGAGCGGCCGATGG aaaCCGAGTGACAGGCGTGTACGAGTTGAGCCTGTGCCACTTGGCGGACGCGGGGAGTCCGGGCATGCAGCGGCGCAGGCGGCGAGTCCTGGACACGTCGGTGGCGTATGTCCGCGGCGAGGAGAACCTGGCCGGTTGGCGGCCTCGCAGCGACAGCCTCATCCTCGAGCATCAATGGGAGCTCGACAAGCTCAGCTTGCTTCAAGAA GTGGAGAAGACCAAACATTTCCTGCTACTGCGGGAGAAGCTGGAGTCCACCCTACTGCTGGCTAGTCAGGTGGCTCAGCAACTGGTGGAGGAACCAGGCGAGCCATCTCCGCCCACCCGGATTCATCCGGAGGTCTGCGCCGCATCTGACATCACCACTGAGAGGCAACGGGAGCTCGCCACCAAG TGTCTGCGGCTGCTCACTCACTCCTTCGACAGGGAATACACTCACGTGTGCGTCAGCGCCAGTGAAAGCAAG ATCTCAGAGATGTCCATCACCACGCTGAGAGACTCGGCCTCCATCTCTGCCCTCAACACCATCACGCCCTCGTCCACCTGCCCTTCCCTGGTGGAGGGTTGCTATGACAACGCTGCTCTCAG acctCCTGCTCCTCGCTCTCGCGCCGTCAGTCCTAGTCCCGAAGCGCAACTGGACGGCGAAGCCAAGAAGTGCGTGGGCGCAACCACGGAAGGGAAACCTCGCATACGTCGATTTGTCCCGGACATCCAAGAGATCCGAGTCAG CCCTATCGTGTCCAAAAAGGGTTACCTGCACTTCCTGGAGCCACACACCAACGGCTGGGTGAAGCGTTACGTGGTGGTGCGCCGGCCGTACGTCTACATCTACAACACGGAGCGCGACGCCATCGAGCGCGCCATTCTCAACCTTTCCTCGGCGCAGGTCGAATACAGCGAAGACCAGCAGGCCATGCTCAAG ACCCCCAACACGTTTGCCGTGTGCACGGAACACCGCGGAATATTGCTTCAAGCCACAAGTGACAAAGACATGCACGACTGGCTGTATGCCTTCAATCCTCTCCTGGCGGGGACTATCAG ATCCAAGTTGTCCAGAAGACGAGTGGGACAGAtgaggatgtga
- the kif1aa gene encoding kinesin-like protein KIF1A isoform X13, whose amino-acid sequence MSGASVKVAVRVRPFNSREMGKDSKCIIQMSGNTTTIINPKQAKDNKSFNFDYSYWSHTTPEDVNYASQMLVYKDIGEEMLLHAFEGYNVCIFAYGQTGAGKSYTMMGKQDVKDQQGIIPLLCEDLFTKINDNADNSMSYSVEVSYMEIYCERVRDLLNPKNKGNLRVREHPLMGPYVEDLSKLAVTSYNDIQDLMDSGNKARTVAATNMNETSSRSHAVFNIIFTQKRHDADSENTSEKVSKISLVDLAGSERADSTGAKGTRLKEGANINKSLTTLGKVISALAEVDSGSNKNKKKKKVENFIPYRDSVLTWLLRENLGGNSRTAMVAALSPADINYDETLSTLRYADRAKQIRCNAVINEDPNNRLVRELKEEVSRLKDLLLAQGLGDIIDMTHAMTGMSPSPSLSVLSSRAGSIASLHDRIMFSPANEEAIERLKETEKIIAELNETWEEKLRRTEAIRMEREALLAEMGVAMREDGGTVGVFSPKKTPHLVNLNEDPLMSECLLYYIKDGITRVGRVDAASRQDIVLSGHFIIDEHCTFTSSTGPQGETVVLEPCEGAETYVNGKRVTEATVLKSGNRIILGKSHVFRFNHPVQARAERERTPCVETPVEPVDWAFAQRELLDKQGIDMKQEMEQRLQELEDQYRKEREEANNLLEQQRLDYESKLEALQKQVDLYNPEVTEEEEEPEEEVQWSERERELAEWSFRRWRCYQFTSLRDLLWGNAIFLKEANAISVELKKKVQFQFVLLTDTLYSPLPPDLLPPDPDKDRERRIFPQTIVAVEVQDQKNGATHYWTLEKLRQRLDQMREMYDRAAEVPPATAVVSSTRSNVTADDGESVTTGGDPFYDRFPWFRLVGRSFVYLSNLLYRVPLVHRVAVVSEKGDVKGFLRVAVQAISADEEAPDYGSGVRQSGTAKISFEDQQYEKFQSESCTAGLSRTGVSQEELRFVEGEGQSAETGPSADEVNNNTSGGDMDDVAVKSGLDGQVDVTAEHLKIGNIFTFRVTLLQASNIAAEYADIFCQFNFIHRHDEAFSTEPLKNPGRGPPLGFYHVQNIAVEVTKSFVDYISTQPIVFEVFGHYQKQAFLPLCKDVISPLRPCRRQFPRVMPLSKPVPATKLTAVARPQVGPCHCKYDLMVFFEICELEANGDYLPAVVDHRGGMPCHGTFLLHQGLQRRITVTIVHESGGDIEWRDVRELVVGRLRNTPECDESIVDPNILSLNILSAGYVRPLHDDRQFLDSDMPRTFYRFEAAWDSSMHNSLLLNRVTPYGEKIYMTLSAYLELEKCTQPAVVTKDVCMVFYSRDTKLSASRSIRNLFGAGSFRAADGNRVTGVYELSLCHLADAGSPGMQRRRRRVLDTSVAYVRGEENLAGWRPRSDSLILEHQWELDKLSLLQEVEKTKHFLLLREKLESTLLLASQVAQQLVEEPGEPSPPTRIHPEVCAASDITTERQRELATKCLRLLTHSFDREYTHVCVSASESKISEMSITTLRDSASISALNTITPSSTCPSLVEGCYDNAALRPPAPRSRAVSPSPEAQLDGEAKKCVGATTEGKPRIRRFVPDIQEIRVSPIVSKKGYLHFLEPHTNGWVKRYVVVRRPYVYIYNTERDAIERAILNLSSAQVEYSEDQQAMLKTPNTFAVCTEHRGILLQATSDKDMHDWLYAFNPLLAGTIRSKLSRRRVGQMRM is encoded by the exons ATGTCAGGGGCCTCTGTGAAGGTGGCGGTCCGAGTCCGCCCTTTCAACTCTCGGGAGATGGGCAAAGACAGCAAATGCATCATCCAGATGTCGGGAAACACCACCA CCATCATCAACCCTAAGCAGGCCAAAGACAACAAGAGCTTCAATTTCGATTACTCCTATTGGTCACACACCACg CCCGAAGATGTGAACTACGCCTCTCAAATGCTGGTCTACAAAGACATCGGCGAAGAAATGCTGCTGCACGCCTTCGAGGGTTACAACGTTTGCATCTTTGCGTACGGCCAGACGGGCGCTGGCAAGTCCTACACCATGATGGGCAAGCAGGACGTCAAAGATCAACAAGGCATCATCCCCCTG ctttgtgaagacctCTTTACCAAAATCAATGACAACGCAGACAACAGCATGTCCTACTCTGTGGAG GTGAGCTACATGGAAATCTACTGCGAGCGTGTCCGCGACCTTCTCAACCCCAAGAACAAAGGCAACCTGCGGGTACGCGAGCATCCGCTGATGGGGCCCTACGTGGAGGATCTGTCAAAGCTGGCCGTCACCTCCTACAATGACATTCAGGACCTCATGGACTCTGGCAACAAAGCCAG GACGGTGGCCGCTACCAACATGAACGAAACCAGCAGTCGCTCGCATGCCGTTTTTAACATCATCTTCACACAGAAACGCCACGACGCCGACAGCGAAAACACCTCTGAGAAG GTTAGCAAAATCAGTTTGGTGGATCTAGCAGGCAGCGAGAGAGCTGATTCCACTGGAGCCAAAGGGACCAGGCTGAAA GAAGGAGCCAACATCAACAAATCTCTAACCACATTGGGAAAAGTCATCTCCGCTTTGGCAGAAGTG GACTCTGGATCAAACAAG aacaaaaagaagaagaaagtggAAAATTTTATTCCTTATCGCGATTCGGTGCTGACTTGGCTGCTCCGAGAGAATCTCG GCGGCAACTCTCGCACAGCCATGGTGGCTGCTCTGAGCCCGGCGGACATCAACTACGACGAGACTCTCAGCACACTCAG GTATGCCGACCGCGCCAAACAAATCCGCTGCAACGCCGTCATCAACGAGGACCCCAACAACCGGCTGGTGCGCGAATTGAAGGAGGAGGTGTCCCGCCTCAAAGACCTGCTCTTAGCCCAAGGCCTGGGGGACATCATCGACA TGACCCACGCCATGACAGGCATGAGTCCGTCGCCATCACTGTCGGTGCTTTCTAGCCGAGCCGGCTCCATCGCCAGCCTGCACGACCGCATCATGTTCAGCCCGGCTAACGAGGAGGCCATCGAGCGTCTAAAG GAAACTGAGAAAATCATCGCCGAGCTCAACGAGACGTGGGAAGAGAAACTTCGTCGGACCGAAGCCATTCGAATGGAACG AGAGGCCCTTCTAGCTGAAATGGGCGTGGCCATGCGCGAGGACGGCGGCACAGTCGGCGTCTTCTCCCCCAAGAAG ACGCCTCATCTGGTGAACCTGAACGAGGACCCTCTCATGTCCGAGTGCTTGCTCTACTACATCAAGGATGGAATCACCAG GGTGGGCCGCGTGGACGCCGCAAGCCGCCAGGACATCGTTCTAAGCGGCCACTTCATCATAGATGAGCACTGCACTTTCACCAGCTCCACTGGCCCGCAAGGAGAAA CCGTTGTCCTGGAGCCCTGCGAAGGAGCCGAGACCTACGTTAACGGGAAGAGAGTGACGGAGGCCACGGTCCTTAAATCAG GAAATCGTATCATCCTGGGCAAGAGCCACGTGTTCCGCTTCAACCACCCAGTGCAGGCACGAGCCGAGAGGGAGAGGACCCCATGCGTGGAGACCCCCGTGGAGCCCGTCGACTGGGCCTTTGCTCAGAGGGAGCTGCTGGACAAGCAAGGCATCGACATGAAGCAAGAGATGGAGCAGAG GCTGCAAGAGCTGGAGGATCAATATCgcaaagagagagaggaggccAACAACCTGCTGGAGCAGCAAAGACTG GATTATGAGAGCAAGCTGGAGGCTCTTCAGAAGCAGGTGGATCTTTATAACCCAGAAGTtaccgaggaagaggaggagccagAAGAAGAAG TCCAGTGGAGCGAGCGTGAACGAGAGTTAGCCGAGTGGAGCTTTCGCAGGTGGCGCTGCTACCAGTTCACCTCCCTGCGGGACCTCCTGTGGGGCAACGCCATTTTCCTCAAGGAGGCCAACGCCATCAGCGTGGAGCTCAAAAAGAAG GTTCAGTTCCAGTTCGTGCTGTTGACCGACACCCTCTATTCGCCGCTCCCGCCAGACCTGCTGCCTCCCGATCCAGACAAAGACCGCGAGAGGCGAATCTTCCCGCAAACCATCGTGGCTGTGGAGGTGCAGGACCAGAAGAATGGAGCCACTCACTACTGGACACTCGAAAAACTCAG GCAAAGACTTGATCAGATGCGGGAGATGTACGACCGTGCCGCCGAGGTCCCCCCCGCCACTGCCGTTGTCTCCTCAACGCGTTCCAATGTCACCGCAGATGACGGTGAAAGCGTCACGACGGGCGGCGACCCTTTTTACGACCGCTTCCCGTGGTTCCGACTGGTGGGCAG GTCATTCGTGTACTTGAGCAACCTGCTGTACCGCGTTCCCTTGGTTCACCGCGTGGCCGTCGTGAGCGAGAAGGGCGACGTGAAGGGCTTCCTCCGCGTGGCCGTGCAGGCCATATCGG CCGATGAGGAAGCGCCCGACTACGGCTCAGGGGTGCGACAGTCTGGCACTGCCAAGATCTCCTTTGAAGATCAACAATACGAAAAG TTTCAGTCAGAGTCCTGCACAGCCGGACTTTCCCGCACCGGAGTATCCCAGGAGGAGCTTCGCTTTGTGGAGGGCGAGGGGCAGAGTGCGGAAACGGGACCTTCAGCCGATGAAGTCAACAATAACACAT CCGGTGGTGATATGGACGACGTAGCGGTGAAGTCGGGACTGGACGGCCAAGTGGACGTGACGGCGGAGCATCTGAAGATTGGGAACATTTTCACCTTCCGTGTCACTCTCCTACAAGCATCCAACATCGCCGCTGAGTATGCTGACATCTTCTGCCAGTTCAA TTTCATCCACCGACACGATGAAGCCTTCTCCACGGAACCCTTGAAGAACCCGGGCCGTGGACCCCCGCTGGGCTTTTACCACGTACAGAAT ATCGCCGTTGAAGTGACCAAATCGTTCGTGGACTACATCAGCACTCAGCCCATCGTGTTTGAGGTGTTTGGACACTACCAGAAACAAGCTTTCCTTCCTCTCTGTAAAGATGTCATCAG TCCACTGCGGCCCTGTAGGAGACAGTTCCCCCGTGTGATGCCTCTGTCCAAACCag TTCCGGCCACTAAGCTGACGGCGGTGGCTCGCCCGCAAGTAGGACCATGCCACTGCAAGTACGACCTGATGGTTTTCTTTGAGATCTGTGAGCTGGAAGCCAATGGAGA CTACCTCCCTGCTGTGGTGGACCACAGAGGAGGAATGCCTTGTCATgggactttcctcctgcaccag GGTCTTCAGAGGAGAATTACTGTCACAATCGTGCACGAGTCCGGCGGCGATATTGAATGGAGAGATGTGCGAGAGCTCGTTGTGG GGCGACTCCGCAACACCCCCGAATGTGACGAAAGCATCGTGGACCCCAACATTCTGTCCCTCAACATTTTGTCTGCCGGCTACGTCAGGCCTTTGCACGACGACAG acagTTTCTTGATTCGGACATGCCTAG GACGTTCTACCGCTTCGAGGCGGCGTGGGACAGCTCCATGCACAACTCCTTGCTCCTCAACAGAGTCACCCCGTATGGCGAGAAGATCTACATGACGCTCTCGGCTTATTTGGAG ctggagAAATGCACGCAGCCGGCCGTGGTGACCAAAGATGTCTGCATGGTCTTCTACTCTCGCGACACCAAACTGTCCGCCTCGCGTTCCATTCGGAACCTTTTCGGCGCCGGAAGCTTCAGAGCGGCCGATGG aaaCCGAGTGACAGGCGTGTACGAGTTGAGCCTGTGCCACTTGGCGGACGCGGGGAGTCCGGGCATGCAGCGGCGCAGGCGGCGAGTCCTGGACACGTCGGTGGCGTATGTCCGCGGCGAGGAGAACCTGGCCGGTTGGCGGCCTCGCAGCGACAGCCTCATCCTCGAGCATCAATGGGAGCTCGACAAGCTCAGCTTGCTTCAAGAA GTGGAGAAGACCAAACATTTCCTGCTACTGCGGGAGAAGCTGGAGTCCACCCTACTGCTGGCTAGTCAGGTGGCTCAGCAACTGGTGGAGGAACCAGGCGAGCCATCTCCGCCCACCCGGATTCATCCGGAGGTCTGCGCCGCATCTGACATCACCACTGAGAGGCAACGGGAGCTCGCCACCAAG TGTCTGCGGCTGCTCACTCACTCCTTCGACAGGGAATACACTCACGTGTGCGTCAGCGCCAGTGAAAGCAAG ATCTCAGAGATGTCCATCACCACGCTGAGAGACTCGGCCTCCATCTCTGCCCTCAACACCATCACGCCCTCGTCCACCTGCCCTTCCCTGGTGGAGGGTTGCTATGACAACGCTGCTCTCAG acctCCTGCTCCTCGCTCTCGCGCCGTCAGTCCTAGTCCCGAAGCGCAACTGGACGGCGAAGCCAAGAAGTGCGTGGGCGCAACCACGGAAGGGAAACCTCGCATACGTCGATTTGTCCCGGACATCCAAGAGATCCGAGTCAG CCCTATCGTGTCCAAAAAGGGTTACCTGCACTTCCTGGAGCCACACACCAACGGCTGGGTGAAGCGTTACGTGGTGGTGCGCCGGCCGTACGTCTACATCTACAACACGGAGCGCGACGCCATCGAGCGCGCCATTCTCAACCTTTCCTCGGCGCAGGTCGAATACAGCGAAGACCAGCAGGCCATGCTCAAG ACCCCCAACACGTTTGCCGTGTGCACGGAACACCGCGGAATATTGCTTCAAGCCACAAGTGACAAAGACATGCACGACTGGCTGTATGCCTTCAATCCTCTCCTGGCGGGGACTATCAG ATCCAAGTTGTCCAGAAGACGAGTGGGACAGAtgaggatgtga